Proteins from a single region of Catenulispora acidiphila DSM 44928:
- a CDS encoding glycoside hydrolase family 3 C-terminal domain-containing protein → MEQHERTTRPRGRRAVHATLAVALGLGIAVAAAPASSAGAAGAAGAAGAQAAQAAQKKTPLPIYLDTHYSAQARAADLVSRMTLPEKVEQLSTNSGPAIPRLGVQQYTYWSEGQHGVNTLGANQDNGGNGGAVHSTSFPTNFASTMSWDPSLIYQETTAISDEARGFLDKSLFGVNQNNLGPSAADYGSLTFWAPTVNMDRDPRWGRTDEAFGEDPYLTSTMAGAFVNGYEGNTPTGQSKTGTLKVAATAKHYALNDVEQDRTGISSNVSDTDLHDYYTKQFASLIENAHVSGLMTSYNAINGTPSVADTYTANQLAQRQFGFNGYVTSDCGAIGTAYQSFPSGHDWAPPGWTTDGKSSTGTWTNTATGATVPAQAGGQAYALRAGTDLNCAGGENTYAQITAAISAGVLSEGVIDNALVKIFTVRVETGEFDPAGSNPYTGITKAQIQSPAHQALATKVADNSLVLLKNQPPAASGTSTTPPAASSAASSAAAAAKPLLPLSAAATAKIVIVGDMANAVTLGNYSSDPALKVSPVQGITAAVRKANPGASVTFDACGTSTTASAAASCSAQTLADVAGADAVIVFVGTNQQIADEGKDRTSIAMPGNYDSLISQVAAVGNPRMVLAVQSGGPVRIDDVQKDFASIVFSGFNGESQGTALADVLFGAQNPDGHLDFTWYADDSQLPAMSNYGLTPAQTGGLGRTYMYFTGTPTYPFGYGLSYSTFSFSGVHAEGRSVDANGSQSVSVTVKNTGKTAGSTVAQLYAQPKFTVAGQTFPNEQLVGFAKSKVLKPGESQHLTITAHIPDLGIWDPATMKSVVYDGTYSFGVGADASDIRGSADVAVTGALSSRVSTVTVQPDQVDFQVGQSLDLTGKNPWIADDTTGVGSVPQDRNMAVTADGIIEAADTDGSFADLSKAHVSYRSSDPRVATVNAKGVLTAVGTGTADITVTVNGVSGSTPVVVGHAVSVSTPALAQPGQTSTVTTTFTNTAAATASSSGAVSNVAMNLDLPSGWTATATSPASFAHVAAGAKVSTTWSVTVPANTGGTYTINADATVGGQHDSTGFSQLAVPFTSLPAAFNNDAITNDSNRGGADLDGAGASFSAQALASVGVTPGAPLVHDGLTFTWPDRQVGQSDNVVAAGQTIDISGSGSTLGLLGTSTWGASSGSGTIAYTDGSTQPYTIAFGDWANGTPPTGGDVAIRAPYGNQPGNQTGWAATIDYFPITLDATKTVQSITLPPGSAQPHGGTPAMHIFAMSIKSDQLSVTAPTALAAGSSGTVTTTLTNSSPAALSTVALALTLPAGWTATNSTPDTFATVGAGETVSTTWSVSVPATQQPGSQVIGVTESVGGAQAGISGTQTTVAYPSLTAGFNNVSITDDANHGPGNIDGGGNSFSAQALAAAGLTPGDAFTFDGLAFTWPAAAAGTSDNVEADGRSFAIAGSGSGDAKLGFLGAAANGQSSGTATITYTDGTTQQFTLGFGDWASTSPFPGSQVAVTSAYGNTSSGTSPWKASIFYDSVALQAGKTVATVTLPVGNSSPLHVFAAAIG, encoded by the coding sequence ATGGAACAGCACGAACGCACCACCCGGCCCAGAGGGCGAAGGGCCGTCCACGCCACGCTCGCTGTGGCGCTCGGGCTGGGTATCGCGGTGGCCGCCGCCCCAGCCTCGTCAGCCGGAGCAGCCGGAGCAGCGGGAGCAGCCGGCGCGCAGGCGGCGCAGGCGGCGCAGAAGAAGACGCCGCTGCCGATCTACCTCGACACCCACTACAGCGCGCAGGCGCGCGCCGCCGATCTGGTGTCGCGGATGACGCTGCCGGAGAAGGTGGAGCAGCTGAGCACCAACAGCGGCCCGGCGATTCCGCGGCTGGGGGTGCAGCAGTACACGTATTGGAGCGAGGGCCAGCACGGTGTCAACACCCTCGGCGCCAATCAGGACAACGGCGGCAACGGCGGGGCGGTGCACTCCACGAGCTTCCCGACGAACTTCGCCAGCACCATGTCCTGGGATCCGAGCCTGATCTATCAGGAGACGACTGCGATATCCGATGAGGCTCGCGGCTTCTTGGACAAGTCGCTGTTCGGGGTGAACCAGAACAACCTGGGCCCGTCGGCCGCCGACTACGGCAGCCTGACGTTCTGGGCTCCGACGGTGAACATGGACCGCGATCCCCGCTGGGGTCGGACCGACGAGGCGTTCGGCGAGGACCCGTATCTGACCTCGACGATGGCCGGGGCGTTCGTCAACGGCTATGAGGGCAACACTCCGACCGGGCAGTCCAAGACCGGGACGTTGAAGGTCGCGGCGACGGCGAAGCACTATGCGCTCAACGACGTCGAGCAGGACCGCACCGGTATCTCCTCTAATGTCAGCGACACCGATCTGCACGACTACTACACCAAGCAGTTCGCGAGCTTGATCGAGAACGCGCACGTCTCAGGGCTGATGACCTCCTACAACGCGATCAACGGCACCCCGTCGGTGGCGGACACCTATACCGCCAACCAGCTCGCGCAGCGCCAGTTCGGCTTCAACGGCTACGTGACCTCCGACTGCGGCGCCATCGGCACCGCGTATCAGAGCTTCCCCAGCGGCCATGACTGGGCGCCGCCGGGCTGGACCACCGACGGCAAGAGCTCCACCGGGACGTGGACGAACACCGCGACCGGCGCCACCGTGCCGGCGCAGGCCGGCGGCCAGGCCTATGCGCTGCGCGCGGGCACTGACTTGAACTGTGCTGGAGGCGAGAACACCTACGCGCAGATCACCGCGGCGATCAGCGCCGGGGTCCTGAGCGAAGGCGTCATCGACAACGCGCTGGTGAAGATCTTCACGGTGCGCGTCGAGACCGGCGAGTTCGACCCGGCCGGGTCCAACCCGTACACCGGCATCACCAAGGCGCAGATCCAGAGCCCGGCGCACCAGGCGCTGGCGACGAAGGTCGCGGACAACTCGCTGGTGCTGCTGAAGAACCAGCCGCCGGCGGCGTCCGGCACGTCGACCACCCCGCCCGCGGCGTCCAGCGCGGCGTCCAGCGCGGCAGCGGCGGCCAAGCCGCTGCTTCCGCTGTCGGCAGCGGCCACCGCCAAGATCGTGATCGTCGGTGACATGGCGAACGCCGTCACCCTCGGCAACTACTCCAGCGACCCGGCGCTGAAGGTCAGCCCGGTGCAGGGCATCACCGCCGCGGTGCGCAAGGCCAACCCCGGGGCGAGCGTGACCTTCGACGCCTGCGGCACCTCCACCACGGCGAGCGCCGCCGCGTCCTGCTCGGCGCAGACTCTCGCCGACGTCGCCGGCGCCGATGCGGTGATCGTGTTCGTCGGCACCAACCAGCAGATCGCCGACGAGGGCAAGGACCGCACGTCCATCGCGATGCCCGGCAACTACGACTCGCTGATCTCGCAGGTCGCGGCGGTCGGCAACCCGCGGATGGTGCTGGCGGTCCAGTCCGGCGGCCCGGTGCGGATCGACGACGTCCAGAAGGACTTCGCCTCGATCGTGTTCAGCGGCTTCAACGGCGAGAGCCAGGGCACCGCGTTGGCCGATGTGCTGTTCGGCGCGCAGAACCCCGACGGGCACCTGGACTTCACCTGGTACGCCGACGACTCGCAGCTTCCGGCGATGTCGAACTACGGCCTGACCCCGGCGCAGACCGGCGGTCTGGGCCGGACGTACATGTACTTCACCGGCACTCCGACCTACCCGTTCGGCTACGGCCTGAGCTACTCCACGTTCTCCTTCTCCGGTGTTCACGCCGAGGGCCGCAGCGTTGACGCCAACGGCAGCCAGAGCGTGTCGGTGACGGTGAAGAACACCGGCAAGACCGCGGGCAGCACCGTGGCGCAGCTGTACGCGCAGCCGAAGTTCACGGTCGCCGGGCAAACGTTCCCGAACGAGCAGCTGGTCGGGTTCGCCAAGAGCAAGGTGCTCAAGCCCGGCGAGAGCCAGCATCTGACGATCACCGCGCACATCCCCGACCTGGGCATCTGGGATCCGGCCACCATGAAGTCGGTCGTGTATGACGGCACCTACTCCTTCGGCGTCGGCGCCGACGCCTCCGACATCCGCGGCAGCGCCGACGTCGCCGTGACCGGCGCTCTGAGCTCGCGCGTCAGCACCGTCACGGTGCAGCCGGACCAGGTCGACTTCCAGGTCGGTCAGAGCCTTGACCTGACGGGCAAGAACCCGTGGATCGCCGATGACACCACCGGCGTCGGCTCGGTCCCGCAGGACCGGAACATGGCCGTCACCGCCGACGGCATCATCGAGGCCGCCGACACCGACGGCAGCTTCGCCGACCTGTCCAAGGCGCACGTCAGCTACCGCAGCAGCGACCCGCGCGTCGCCACCGTCAACGCCAAGGGCGTCCTGACCGCCGTCGGAACGGGAACCGCGGACATCACGGTCACCGTCAACGGCGTGTCCGGGTCCACACCGGTCGTCGTCGGCCACGCGGTGTCGGTGAGCACTCCGGCGCTCGCCCAGCCCGGTCAGACCTCGACAGTCACCACCACGTTCACCAACACCGCCGCTGCCACCGCCTCCTCCTCCGGTGCGGTGAGCAACGTCGCGATGAACCTGGACCTGCCCTCGGGCTGGACGGCGACCGCGACCAGCCCGGCGAGCTTCGCGCACGTCGCAGCCGGGGCGAAGGTCAGCACCACCTGGTCGGTGACAGTGCCGGCCAACACCGGCGGCACGTACACGATCAACGCTGACGCGACCGTCGGCGGGCAGCACGACAGCACCGGCTTCAGCCAGCTGGCGGTGCCGTTCACCTCGCTGCCGGCGGCGTTCAACAACGACGCGATCACCAACGACAGCAACCGCGGCGGCGCCGACCTGGACGGCGCCGGCGCGAGCTTCTCGGCGCAGGCGCTGGCCTCGGTCGGGGTCACCCCCGGCGCGCCGCTGGTCCACGACGGTCTGACCTTCACCTGGCCGGACCGGCAGGTCGGGCAGTCCGACAACGTGGTCGCCGCCGGACAGACCATCGACATCTCCGGCTCGGGCTCCACCCTGGGTCTGCTGGGCACCAGCACCTGGGGAGCCAGCAGCGGCAGCGGCACCATCGCCTACACCGACGGCAGCACCCAGCCGTACACGATCGCGTTCGGCGACTGGGCCAACGGCACACCCCCGACCGGAGGCGACGTCGCGATCCGCGCGCCCTACGGCAACCAGCCGGGGAACCAGACCGGGTGGGCGGCGACCATCGACTACTTCCCCATCACCCTGGACGCGACCAAGACCGTGCAGTCGATCACGTTGCCGCCCGGCAGCGCGCAGCCGCACGGCGGCACCCCGGCGATGCACATCTTCGCCATGTCGATCAAGTCCGACCAGCTGTCCGTCACCGCGCCGACGGCGCTGGCGGCGGGATCGTCGGGCACGGTGACCACGACGCTGACGAACTCCTCGCCGGCGGCGCTGAGCACCGTGGCACTGGCGTTGACGCTGCCGGCCGGGTGGACGGCGACCAACAGCACCCCGGACACGTTCGCCACAGTGGGCGCCGGTGAGACGGTGTCGACGACCTGGTCGGTGTCGGTGCCGGCGACTCAGCAGCCGGGGTCGCAGGTGATCGGCGTGACCGAGAGCGTGGGCGGCGCGCAGGCCGGGATCTCCGGCACGCAGACCACCGTCGCGTACCCGTCGCTGACCGCAGGGTTCAACAACGTGTCCATCACCGATGACGCGAACCACGGACCCGGCAACATCGACGGCGGCGGCAACAGCTTCTCCGCGCAGGCGCTCGCCGCCGCCGGGCTGACCCCGGGTGATGCGTTCACCTTCGACGGGCTCGCCTTCACCTGGCCGGCCGCCGCCGCGGGCACCAGCGACAACGTCGAAGCCGACGGCCGCTCGTTCGCCATTGCCGGCAGCGGCAGCGGCGACGCCAAGCTCGGGTTCCTCGGCGCCGCCGCCAACGGCCAGTCCTCCGGCACCGCGACCATCACCTACACCGACGGCACCACGCAGCAGTTCACCCTCGGGTTCGGCGACTGGGCCTCGACGTCGCCGTTCCCCGGATCGCAGGTCGCGGTGACCTCCGCTTACGGCAACACCTCCAGCGGAACGTCGCCGTGGAAGGCCTCGATCTTCTACGACAGCGTGGCACTGCAGGCTGGCAAGACCGTTGCGACGGTGACGCTGCCGGTCGGCAACTCCTCGCCGCTGCACGTGTTCGCGGCGGCGATCGGCTGA
- a CDS encoding ROK family transcriptional regulator codes for MHSTAGDTQAAPQTPINLHNLGRVRILQALTSHARLSRADLVRHTGLARTTVSSVIFDLISAGLVRESPDVRENSDTAAAAAAGAAPGQRTGRPPLLLRLEPEAAYAVGLDVGHDHVRAIVTDVVGTPRWDRTEALAVDDDPRRALDTAVRLIAEAVKDTAVPPHKILGLGLGIACPVDKTTGGLHAEGIMPGWVGTRPADDLAERTGLPTQIINDANAGVLAERRFGAAREATNVVYVRLAAGIGAGMMSEGRMLLGHHGLAGELGHVMVELNGAVCRCGSRGCLETVASPAAIAGLLARSWGQPADSIDLPELLRRGDRGALRVVEDAGEAVGRALSAAVQLLNPQLVVIGGDLAEAGEALLEPIRRTLRRGTMGSLNQRLRIVPSTLGDSAGVRGAAALVLDSVPQRLALDLPARGDLR; via the coding sequence GTGCACTCGACTGCCGGCGACACGCAGGCCGCGCCCCAAACCCCGATCAACCTGCACAACCTGGGGCGGGTCCGCATCCTGCAAGCCCTCACCAGCCACGCCCGGCTCTCCCGCGCCGACCTGGTGCGGCACACCGGACTGGCCCGCACCACCGTCAGCTCCGTCATCTTCGACCTGATCTCCGCGGGCCTGGTCCGCGAGAGTCCCGACGTCCGCGAGAATTCCGACACCGCCGCCGCCGCCGCCGCCGGCGCCGCGCCCGGCCAGCGCACCGGCCGCCCGCCGCTCCTGCTGCGCCTGGAACCGGAGGCCGCCTACGCCGTCGGCCTGGACGTCGGCCACGATCACGTCCGCGCCATTGTGACCGATGTCGTCGGAACGCCCCGCTGGGACCGCACCGAGGCCCTGGCCGTCGACGACGACCCGCGGCGCGCGCTGGACACCGCCGTGCGCCTCATCGCCGAAGCCGTCAAGGACACCGCGGTCCCGCCACACAAGATCCTCGGGCTGGGGTTGGGCATCGCCTGCCCCGTGGACAAAACCACCGGCGGCTTGCACGCCGAGGGCATCATGCCCGGCTGGGTCGGCACCCGGCCCGCCGACGACCTGGCAGAGCGCACCGGACTGCCGACGCAGATCATCAACGACGCCAACGCCGGCGTCCTGGCAGAGCGCCGCTTCGGCGCCGCGCGGGAGGCCACCAACGTCGTCTACGTCCGCCTCGCCGCCGGTATCGGCGCCGGCATGATGAGCGAAGGCCGCATGCTCCTGGGCCACCACGGCCTCGCCGGCGAGCTCGGGCATGTGATGGTCGAGCTGAACGGCGCGGTGTGCCGCTGCGGCAGCCGCGGCTGTTTGGAAACCGTCGCCAGCCCCGCGGCGATCGCCGGGTTGTTGGCGCGCAGCTGGGGACAGCCGGCCGACAGCATCGACCTGCCGGAGCTGCTGCGCCGAGGCGACCGCGGCGCGCTGCGCGTTGTCGAGGACGCCGGGGAAGCGGTCGGCCGCGCCCTGTCCGCGGCGGTACAGCTGCTCAACCCGCAGCTGGTCGTCATCGGCGGCGATCTGGCCGAGGCCGGTGAGGCGCTGCTGGAGCCGATCCGCAGGACTCTGCGCCGCGGCACCATGGGATCGCTGAATCAGCGGCTGCGGATCGTGCCGAGCACCCTCGGCGACAGCGCGGGCGTACGCGGCGCGGCAGCGCTGGTGCTGGACAGCGTGCCGCAGCGCCTCGCGCTGGACCTCCCGGCTCGCGGGGATCTCAGGTAG
- a CDS encoding MFS transporter, protein MSLTARLGRIARSAVSDISPLRESPAYRRLFAGQAVSSIGTQVTQVAVPLQVYAITHSSLDVGLASLTALIPLIFFGLYGGAIADAVDRRKLLLVTSVGTMAVSLVLFAQAAAGMRDVPLLLVCVATQAGFAAVDAPARRSLTPVLVRAEKLGAANTLSYGSMTFSVIVGPLAAGVAVGVGGFQWAYGIDVLTFFAALYAVLRLPALPAGADAPRAGLASVLEGLRFIRGERIITASFLADINAMIFGMPKALYPALAYGQYHGGATTASLMYAAPAAGALLVTGFGGLLTRVSRQGLGVVLAIVVWGASIAAFGAVSLLWVGLLMLASAGAADQVSAVYRSTMMQVATPAGMQGRLQGVYMVVVAGGPRLGDLESGAAATAFTPRVSVVSGGLACLAGIGLLAAAVPSLLRYDARQAVAAAAARTQGLETSPSPSAT, encoded by the coding sequence GTGAGTCTTACCGCGCGCCTGGGTCGAATAGCCCGCTCTGCCGTCTCCGACATCTCCCCGCTGCGGGAGTCGCCGGCCTACCGGCGGCTGTTCGCCGGGCAGGCGGTGTCCTCGATCGGCACGCAGGTGACGCAGGTCGCGGTCCCGTTGCAGGTGTACGCGATCACCCACTCCTCGCTGGATGTGGGTCTGGCCAGCTTGACCGCGCTGATTCCGCTGATCTTCTTCGGGTTGTACGGCGGCGCGATCGCCGATGCTGTCGACCGGCGCAAGCTGCTGCTGGTCACCTCGGTCGGGACCATGGCCGTCAGCCTCGTGCTGTTCGCCCAAGCCGCTGCCGGGATGCGCGACGTGCCGCTGCTGCTGGTGTGCGTGGCTACCCAGGCCGGGTTCGCCGCCGTCGACGCCCCGGCGCGGCGCTCGCTGACGCCGGTGCTGGTCCGTGCCGAGAAACTGGGCGCCGCCAACACCTTGTCCTACGGCAGCATGACGTTCTCGGTCATCGTCGGTCCGCTGGCCGCCGGTGTCGCGGTCGGTGTCGGCGGCTTCCAGTGGGCCTACGGCATCGACGTGCTGACGTTCTTCGCCGCGCTGTACGCGGTGCTGCGGCTCCCGGCGCTGCCCGCGGGCGCCGACGCGCCGCGCGCCGGACTGGCCTCGGTGCTGGAGGGTCTGCGGTTCATCCGCGGCGAGCGCATCATCACCGCCTCGTTCCTCGCCGACATCAATGCCATGATCTTCGGCATGCCCAAGGCGTTGTATCCGGCGCTGGCGTACGGCCAGTACCACGGCGGCGCCACCACAGCCAGCCTCATGTACGCCGCGCCGGCAGCCGGGGCGCTGCTGGTGACCGGCTTCGGCGGTCTGCTGACCCGGGTCAGCCGCCAAGGGTTGGGCGTGGTGCTGGCGATCGTGGTGTGGGGCGCCTCCATCGCCGCGTTCGGCGCGGTGTCGCTGCTGTGGGTCGGGCTGCTCATGCTGGCGTCGGCAGGCGCGGCAGACCAGGTCAGCGCCGTGTACCGGTCGACGATGATGCAGGTCGCCACACCGGCGGGCATGCAGGGGCGGCTGCAGGGCGTGTACATGGTGGTCGTCGCCGGCGGTCCGCGCCTGGGCGACTTGGAATCCGGCGCGGCCGCGACCGCGTTCACCCCGCGTGTCTCCGTGGTCTCCGGCGGCCTGGCGTGCCTGGCCGGGATCGGTCTGCTCGCCGCCGCGGTGCCCTCGCTGCTGCGGTACGACGCGCGCCAAGCCGTCGCCGCAGCTGCGGCGCGCACGCAAGGGTTGGAGACCTCGCCGAGCCCGTCGGCTACCTGA
- a CDS encoding glycoside hydrolase family 19 protein: MKPTRQSQRRPHPRTRIRPTLHRLAAMLGAVVLLTGIGIGTASLAQAAGTGQITGYQGLCLDDRSASTAQYNPVQVYTCNGSGAQQWTVASNGSLQVLGMCLDVYAAGTANGTKVDLYSCNGTAAQVWQPQSNGALLNPNSGKCLDDTGWGGAGTQVQIWDCAGSANQSWTLPNGSGGGGGTGGFVVSQAQFNQMFPNRNSFYTYSGLVAALSAYPAFATTGSATVQKQEAAAFLANVDHETGGLVYINEIDQSGNYCASESYGCPAGTYAYYGRGPLQLSWNFNYYAAGNALGIDLLHNPNLVATDSATSWKTAIWYWFTGTGNGSLTSHQAMTTGAGFGATIRAINDIECNGGNTGEMQDRVNDYESFTSILGVTAGGNLTC, from the coding sequence ATGAAACCGACCCGACAATCCCAACGGCGACCGCATCCACGCACCCGGATACGGCCCACCCTGCACCGCCTCGCCGCGATGCTCGGCGCCGTCGTCCTGCTCACCGGCATCGGTATCGGCACCGCCAGCCTCGCCCAAGCCGCCGGCACCGGCCAGATCACCGGCTACCAGGGCCTGTGCCTGGACGACCGCAGCGCCAGTACCGCGCAGTACAACCCGGTGCAGGTCTACACGTGCAACGGAAGCGGCGCCCAACAGTGGACCGTCGCCTCCAACGGCAGCCTTCAGGTGCTGGGCATGTGCCTGGACGTGTACGCCGCCGGCACCGCCAACGGCACCAAAGTCGACCTGTACTCCTGCAACGGCACCGCCGCGCAGGTCTGGCAGCCTCAGTCCAACGGCGCGCTGCTCAACCCCAACTCCGGCAAGTGCCTGGACGACACCGGTTGGGGCGGCGCGGGCACGCAGGTCCAGATCTGGGACTGCGCGGGATCTGCCAACCAGTCCTGGACCCTGCCCAACGGCAGCGGAGGCGGCGGCGGGACCGGCGGCTTCGTCGTCAGCCAGGCCCAGTTCAACCAGATGTTCCCGAACCGGAATTCCTTCTACACCTACTCCGGTCTGGTCGCGGCGTTGAGTGCCTACCCCGCGTTCGCCACCACCGGCAGCGCCACCGTGCAGAAGCAGGAAGCCGCAGCCTTCCTGGCCAATGTGGACCACGAAACCGGCGGACTGGTCTACATCAACGAAATCGACCAATCCGGCAACTACTGCGCCAGCGAATCCTACGGCTGCCCCGCAGGCACCTACGCCTACTACGGCCGCGGACCGCTGCAACTGTCCTGGAACTTCAACTACTACGCCGCCGGCAACGCCCTGGGCATCGACCTCCTGCACAACCCCAACCTCGTCGCCACAGACTCCGCCACCTCCTGGAAAACCGCCATCTGGTACTGGTTCACCGGCACCGGCAACGGCTCCCTGACCTCCCATCAGGCCATGACAACAGGAGCCGGCTTCGGCGCCACCATCCGCGCCATCAACGACATCGAATGCAACGGCGGCAACACCGGCGAAATGCAAGACCGCGTCAACGACTACGAATCCTTCACGTCCATCCTGGGCGTCACCGCCGGCGGAAACCTCACCTGCTGA